Proteins from a genomic interval of Sphingobacterium sp. SYP-B4668:
- a CDS encoding class I SAM-dependent methyltransferase, whose protein sequence is MLNHTEIQLLTPTHWKDYELIDCGDFEKLERFGNLVLIRPEPQAVWPKTLSEGEWTKRHDIRFKGRSATSGEWVKKNAKTPDRWYVEYKNTDVAIKFRLGLTSFKHVGIFPEQAVNWDYISESVRSFKTETPKVLNLFAYTGGASLIAKAAGADTTHVDSIKQVVTWANENQELSEIDNIRWVVEDALKFVKRELKRGNTYNGIILDPPAYGHGPKGEKWKLEDHITEMMRDVVQLLDPKEHFLILNTYSLGFSSVIVENLIRTAFPKVENLEIGELYLQATAGAKLPLGVFGKFRTIATP, encoded by the coding sequence ATTTTGAATCATACAGAAATACAACTACTGACTCCTACGCATTGGAAAGACTATGAGTTGATCGATTGCGGGGATTTTGAAAAATTGGAACGTTTTGGCAATTTGGTGCTTATACGGCCAGAGCCTCAGGCTGTTTGGCCAAAGACTTTGTCTGAGGGCGAATGGACTAAGCGCCATGATATCCGTTTCAAAGGGAGATCTGCTACTTCTGGCGAATGGGTGAAAAAGAATGCCAAAACGCCGGATCGTTGGTATGTTGAATACAAGAACACTGATGTAGCGATTAAATTCCGTTTGGGACTGACTTCTTTCAAACACGTGGGTATTTTCCCAGAGCAGGCCGTTAATTGGGACTACATTTCCGAATCTGTTCGTTCCTTTAAGACTGAAACACCGAAGGTACTAAACCTATTTGCTTACACAGGCGGAGCATCATTGATTGCAAAAGCTGCTGGAGCAGATACTACGCATGTAGATTCTATTAAACAGGTGGTCACTTGGGCCAACGAAAATCAAGAATTATCAGAAATCGACAATATTAGGTGGGTAGTGGAAGATGCTCTTAAATTTGTGAAGCGTGAGCTTAAAAGAGGCAATACTTATAACGGCATCATATTAGACCCCCCCGCATATGGACATGGACCTAAGGGGGAAAAATGGAAATTGGAGGATCATATAACAGAAATGATGAGAGATGTCGTGCAGTTGTTGGATCCTAAAGAACATTTCCTTATCCTAAATACCTATTCGCTGGGTTTCTCTTCAGTAATTGTCGAGAACCTCATCCGGACTGCGTTTCCGAAAGTTGAGAATTTGGAGATAGGGGAGCTATATCTGCAGGCCACAGCAGGTGCCAAATTACCTCTTGGAGTATTTGGTAAGTTTCGAACAATAGCGACACCTTAA
- a CDS encoding ABC transporter ATP-binding protein, with product MIEIQNIHKSFGDNEVLKGIDAIFEPGRVSLIIGGSGSGKSTLLKCIVGLHHPEQGRVFFDKQEFTKMNFEERIPIRKEIGMLFQNSALFDSMTVEQNLMFSLDMFTDMSKAEKVDRANFCLERVNLAGTNKLFPTELSGGMKKRVGIARAISMGPKYLFCDEPNSGLDPATSILIDELIQDLTQEYQCTTIVVTHDMNSVMGIGEYILYLYKGEKFWEGTNQDILGSDVKELNDFVFASPLMQAARKSMKREQ from the coding sequence ATGATTGAAATTCAGAATATACATAAATCTTTTGGGGATAACGAGGTCTTAAAGGGTATAGATGCGATTTTCGAACCAGGCAGAGTGAGTCTCATCATTGGGGGGTCTGGTTCTGGAAAAAGTACGCTTTTAAAGTGCATAGTAGGACTGCATCACCCTGAACAGGGGCGTGTTTTCTTCGATAAACAGGAGTTTACTAAGATGAATTTTGAAGAGCGTATACCTATCCGTAAAGAAATCGGGATGCTTTTTCAGAATTCGGCACTGTTTGATTCGATGACTGTGGAGCAGAACTTGATGTTTTCGTTGGATATGTTTACAGATATGTCCAAAGCGGAAAAGGTGGATCGGGCTAACTTTTGTTTGGAACGGGTTAATCTTGCCGGTACTAATAAGTTGTTCCCTACAGAATTGTCTGGAGGTATGAAAAAACGAGTTGGTATTGCTCGGGCAATTAGTATGGGGCCTAAGTATCTATTTTGTGATGAACCAAATTCGGGTCTTGATCCTGCTACTTCGATTTTGATTGATGAGCTGATACAAGACTTGACTCAGGAATATCAATGTACGACAATCGTAGTGACCCACGACATGAATTCGGTAATGGGGATTGGGGAATACATTCTGTATCTATATAAGGGGGAGAAGTTTTGGGAAGGTACGAATCAGGATATTCTGGGGTCGGACGTGAAGGAACTTAATGACTTTGTGTTTGCAAGCCCTTTGATGCAGGCTGCTCGTAAATCCATGAAGCGAGAACAGTAA